The Ruania alba genome window below encodes:
- a CDS encoding BNR repeat-containing protein has product MSNLRMRGHAPPNVNTLIAVGATIVLSLTTLGPSSPAQSAPGPQDAVAIEFSDDFERPDGPVGNDWEDGGQPWEIINGEATPVDEGPPFLPAREAPVLTQPDIVLSNIFSVSADVLVPEQEGRSWNGIAVNVATLEDGTQDAYIFRIGRSAADGAGYWQLIRMEASASEQPVQLLDAGRLPFEQGDVVSLTVTGTGTTGHLGLAISVGDRTMLQHRSDLFTDNESTEEVETPLYGGGFGLYASPESTQDNVVVETTTETAVAPAVPEPLECTPFPNDDYELPGTAEQVVDSIRVDDTWAGHQVGQSLITDGDDQYVAYYDGDRHMTVAHRTLDTDEWTYHQLDSTLGWDSHNFVTMALDQSGQLHVTGNMHGVPMNYWRTSTPGDISTLERKAPLVDTDLEQAVTYPAFFASPEGELMLTFRDGGSGDGANYYFIYDDDDETWSLLLDEPLFDGEGERNAYARGPSLGPDGYYHVSWVWRDTPDAATNSRLSFMRSTDLVNWETVDGEPISLPVTYDQPGVIVDDVPIYEGLLNGLHQVGFDAKGDVFKVYHKYDDDGDSQIFIARPGDGEQWDITQITDWAGRWNFGGGGSLPPGVGIGSPSALPDGRLAINFECPGDSRTLIVDNDTLEAYAEVDTPPAYPAGFLEPNSDYPGIITLVSVGGSSAEGRHVLRWETMPSNLDRPREEYPEPQPLEVYVLADESVVPGEPGRPGEPGRPDVPGRPDVPGEPGEPGEPGRPGEPGRPDVPGRPDVPGRPGESG; this is encoded by the coding sequence ATGTCTAATTTACGCATGCGCGGGCACGCTCCGCCGAATGTCAATACGCTAATCGCGGTAGGTGCGACGATAGTGCTGTCGCTGACGACCCTGGGGCCCTCGTCGCCAGCGCAGTCGGCGCCTGGGCCGCAGGACGCTGTTGCGATCGAATTCAGTGACGATTTCGAGCGACCGGACGGACCCGTTGGCAACGATTGGGAGGATGGGGGCCAGCCGTGGGAGATTATCAACGGAGAGGCCACTCCGGTGGACGAGGGCCCACCGTTCTTGCCTGCACGGGAGGCTCCCGTGCTGACTCAACCCGACATCGTACTGAGCAACATCTTCTCGGTGTCCGCCGACGTTCTCGTTCCTGAGCAGGAGGGTCGTTCGTGGAACGGCATTGCCGTGAACGTCGCAACATTGGAGGATGGTACACAGGACGCGTACATCTTCCGTATCGGTCGCAGCGCGGCTGATGGAGCCGGATATTGGCAGCTCATCAGAATGGAAGCCTCGGCGAGCGAGCAGCCGGTGCAACTTTTGGACGCCGGCCGGTTGCCATTTGAACAGGGCGACGTCGTCTCTCTGACCGTCACGGGGACAGGTACAACCGGACACCTCGGCCTCGCGATCTCTGTAGGCGATCGAACGATGCTGCAGCACCGCAGCGACCTCTTCACTGACAACGAGTCGACCGAAGAGGTCGAGACTCCTCTCTATGGGGGTGGTTTCGGGCTCTACGCCTCGCCAGAGAGCACGCAGGACAACGTGGTCGTCGAGACGACCACGGAGACCGCAGTCGCCCCCGCCGTACCGGAGCCGCTTGAGTGCACCCCGTTTCCAAACGATGACTACGAACTGCCAGGCACAGCTGAACAGGTGGTCGACTCGATCCGGGTCGACGACACGTGGGCAGGGCATCAGGTCGGCCAATCTCTCATTACGGACGGTGACGATCAGTACGTGGCGTACTACGACGGCGACCGCCATATGACAGTGGCTCACCGCACCCTCGACACAGACGAGTGGACCTACCACCAGCTCGACAGCACACTGGGCTGGGACAGCCACAACTTTGTCACGATGGCGCTTGACCAAAGCGGGCAGTTGCATGTGACGGGCAACATGCATGGCGTCCCCATGAACTACTGGCGCACGAGCACGCCAGGCGACATCTCCACATTGGAGCGGAAGGCTCCGCTGGTCGACACCGACCTTGAACAGGCGGTGACATACCCGGCCTTCTTCGCCTCGCCCGAGGGCGAGCTCATGCTGACGTTCCGGGATGGGGGTAGCGGTGACGGTGCGAACTACTATTTCATCTACGATGACGACGATGAGACGTGGTCGCTGCTCCTTGACGAGCCACTGTTCGATGGCGAGGGTGAACGCAACGCCTATGCTCGCGGACCGTCGCTAGGGCCCGACGGCTATTACCACGTCTCCTGGGTGTGGCGCGATACACCCGATGCCGCCACAAATAGCCGGCTGTCCTTCATGCGGAGCACAGATTTGGTGAATTGGGAGACCGTCGACGGCGAGCCGATCTCGCTACCTGTCACCTACGACCAGCCCGGCGTCATCGTCGACGATGTCCCGATCTACGAAGGTCTGCTCAACGGTCTCCACCAGGTGGGGTTCGATGCCAAGGGCGACGTTTTCAAGGTGTACCACAAGTACGACGACGACGGTGACAGCCAAATCTTCATTGCTCGGCCCGGCGATGGCGAGCAGTGGGACATCACGCAGATCACCGACTGGGCCGGTCGCTGGAACTTCGGTGGCGGAGGATCGTTGCCTCCCGGAGTTGGAATCGGTTCTCCCTCGGCGCTTCCGGACGGTCGCCTGGCCATCAACTTCGAATGCCCCGGCGATAGCAGAACGCTGATTGTCGACAACGACACCCTCGAAGCCTACGCGGAAGTGGACACGCCGCCGGCCTACCCTGCCGGCTTCCTCGAGCCCAACTCGGACTACCCGGGGATCATCACACTCGTGAGCGTCGGCGGATCCTCGGCGGAAGGGCGGCATGTCTTGCGTTGGGAGACGATGCCGTCGAACCTGGACCGCCCTCGCGAGGAGTATCCCGAACCGCAACCGCTCGAGGTGTACGTCCTCGCTGATGAGTCCGTGGTGCCGGGTGAGCCGGGTAGGCCGGGTGAGCCGGGTAGGCCGGATGTGCCGGGTAGGCCGGATGTGCCGGGTGAGCCGGGTGAGCCGGGTGAGCCGGGTAGGCCGGGTGAGCCCGGTAGGCCGGATGTGCCGGGTAGGCCGGATGTGCCGGGTAGGCCGGGTGAGTCTGGGTGA
- a CDS encoding carbohydrate ABC transporter permease, with product MRMGPAYLVFRYALIIGCGLVLSAPLLFMVSGSLMSGSELTSIPPSLLPESPNWENFPQAWGLVGGRVVFNTFVFSLGVVGLQLVLSLPAAFALAKIPFRWTVVVLTLLVVPMLVPGNLTLIPLFVVTYQLGWLNTYAGLIVPMAGQCAFAILLFRQFFASLPNGLIDAARIDGAGWGRILGVIAIPLARPALATYCSVTFLTAWNMYIWPQIIAPGEDLRVMNVALAPVAQASEVYSPGVGLAGAVIAMLPVLVVFLVFQKWYIRGVVGTGVE from the coding sequence ATGAGGATGGGTCCCGCTTATCTTGTTTTTCGATACGCCCTGATTATCGGGTGCGGACTCGTTCTTTCTGCTCCGCTGTTGTTTATGGTTTCCGGATCGTTGATGAGCGGTTCAGAACTCACGTCAATACCGCCGAGCTTGCTTCCGGAGAGCCCGAACTGGGAGAACTTTCCGCAGGCATGGGGCCTCGTCGGTGGTCGCGTGGTCTTCAACACCTTCGTATTCAGCCTCGGCGTCGTCGGTCTGCAGTTGGTGCTCTCCTTGCCTGCCGCATTCGCGTTGGCAAAGATCCCGTTCCGCTGGACCGTGGTGGTTCTGACCCTCCTGGTCGTGCCCATGCTGGTTCCAGGAAATCTCACCCTGATACCGCTCTTCGTCGTCACGTATCAACTCGGATGGTTGAACACCTACGCGGGTCTGATCGTCCCGATGGCGGGTCAATGTGCCTTTGCAATCCTGCTGTTTCGTCAGTTCTTCGCATCGCTCCCCAACGGCCTGATCGATGCGGCTCGCATTGACGGCGCCGGGTGGGGCCGGATCCTGGGGGTTATCGCCATCCCGCTGGCGAGGCCTGCGCTAGCCACGTACTGCTCGGTCACTTTCCTGACGGCCTGGAATATGTATATCTGGCCACAGATCATTGCACCCGGCGAGGATCTCAGGGTGATGAACGTGGCGCTTGCGCCAGTCGCGCAGGCCAGTGAGGTGTATTCGCCTGGGGTAGGGCTCGCGGGGGCAGTCATCGCGATGCTGCCTGTGCTGGTCGTGTTCCTGGTGTTCCAGAAGTGGTACATCAGGGGCGTCGTAGGTACGGGAGTCGAATGA
- a CDS encoding alpha-L-rhamnosidase — translation MSPKQTGRTPSGSEVSSHPGLIAGLRAEYGAGPVVGVSRPRLTWQVHTDDVEWRQEAIEIERRDGDGKVERTVVDTSQQVFVSWPFDDLRSRDRIVVRVRCSSGGRWTKFSQPLLIEVGLLEQEDWRAAFISPTRVGGMTGCAPLLFTDVELGVGIVGARLYVTARGVHRCSINGAPVSEDVLAPGWTSYHERLHVQTYDVTALLRPGSNRLEALVGNGWYRGQLVFPGNRSSYGDRLGLLAQLEVEYDDGRRQLFGTDESWRACASGILADDLYDGQYTDARLPLTSLGSESAAEPVVVAGADRLVLEVSTAPPVRVTEVLPAQSVSRSPAGGLLFDFGQNVVGWVRLTVHDQARGTEVTIRHAEVLEHGELATRPLRSAKATCRYILAGGRDETLVPLFTFSGFRYAEVSGVAEGDIVSAEALILGSDLERTGWFSSSEPLVQRFHDNVVWSARGNFLSVPMDCPQRDERLGWTGDIQVFSPTAGFLFDTCGFLASWLRDLTIEQRPDGGVPYIVPDVLPTPDHAAAGWGDAATVVPWVLFQQFADLELLRRQYPSMRRWVEKVASVAGPDHLWIGGDQFGDWLDPTAPPEDAAQVQADPEVVATAHYARSVAILAKAAAALGFSDEARLHRQHAHSIRRAFTAAYVTADGHVRSDCQTVYALAISWHLLSDDRQRRGAGRRLAELVRAADYRVSTGFLGTPMILDALCEAGEPELAHRMLLQTECPSWLYPVTMGATTIWERWDSMLPDGSVNPGSMTSFNHYAYGAVADWLHRRVAGLAPLEPGYRRVRIAPLITGQLPTAAAAHRSPYGMIRVRWRVLEDGVEVEVDLPPGVSAELCVPGTETVELIGHGRHIRRNHHFIISDQRLRGSCPLQPEREAGRAPRLRASCDGSSMTAFDVWLSD, via the coding sequence ATGAGTCCGAAGCAGACCGGGCGCACGCCGAGCGGTTCGGAAGTGTCGTCCCATCCCGGCTTGATCGCGGGGTTGCGGGCCGAGTACGGCGCAGGTCCCGTGGTGGGCGTGTCCAGGCCCCGGTTGACCTGGCAAGTGCACACCGACGACGTTGAGTGGCGGCAGGAAGCCATCGAGATCGAGCGTCGCGACGGCGACGGCAAGGTGGAGCGCACCGTCGTCGACACGTCGCAGCAGGTCTTCGTTTCGTGGCCGTTCGACGACCTGCGCTCGCGTGATCGCATCGTGGTCCGGGTGCGATGTTCGTCGGGCGGGCGCTGGACGAAGTTCTCCCAGCCGCTACTCATTGAAGTCGGACTACTTGAGCAGGAGGACTGGCGAGCTGCTTTCATCAGCCCTACTCGCGTGGGTGGAATGACCGGTTGCGCGCCATTGCTTTTCACCGACGTCGAACTTGGTGTGGGAATCGTTGGGGCGCGGCTGTATGTCACGGCTCGGGGGGTGCACCGATGCAGCATCAACGGTGCCCCGGTTTCCGAGGACGTCCTCGCCCCGGGATGGACCAGTTATCACGAGCGGCTCCACGTCCAGACCTATGACGTCACAGCGTTGCTCCGGCCCGGAAGCAACCGTCTTGAGGCTCTCGTCGGGAACGGCTGGTACCGGGGGCAGTTGGTTTTCCCAGGCAACAGGTCTTCCTACGGCGATCGACTGGGACTCCTCGCGCAACTTGAGGTCGAGTACGACGACGGGCGTCGCCAGCTCTTTGGAACCGACGAGTCGTGGCGAGCCTGCGCCAGCGGCATTCTCGCCGACGACCTGTACGACGGCCAGTACACCGACGCCCGCCTGCCGCTCACGTCGCTGGGAAGTGAGTCCGCCGCCGAACCCGTCGTCGTGGCGGGTGCAGACAGGCTCGTGCTTGAGGTGTCCACGGCTCCACCGGTACGCGTGACCGAGGTGTTGCCGGCGCAGTCTGTGTCCAGGTCGCCTGCCGGCGGACTCCTGTTCGACTTCGGTCAGAACGTGGTGGGATGGGTGCGCCTGACCGTCCACGATCAGGCCCGCGGGACCGAGGTCACCATTAGGCACGCCGAGGTACTGGAGCACGGTGAGTTGGCGACCCGGCCTCTACGCAGCGCCAAGGCAACGTGTCGTTACATTCTTGCGGGCGGTCGCGACGAGACCTTGGTCCCGCTATTCACCTTCAGCGGCTTCCGATACGCGGAAGTGAGTGGGGTTGCGGAGGGCGACATCGTCTCTGCGGAAGCGCTGATCCTGGGCAGCGACCTGGAGCGAACCGGTTGGTTCTCCAGTTCGGAGCCGTTGGTGCAGCGCTTCCACGACAATGTGGTGTGGAGCGCTCGAGGGAACTTCTTGAGCGTTCCAATGGACTGCCCGCAGCGCGATGAGCGACTCGGCTGGACCGGCGATATCCAGGTGTTCTCTCCAACGGCAGGGTTTCTGTTCGACACGTGCGGCTTCCTCGCGAGTTGGCTGAGGGATCTGACGATCGAGCAGAGGCCAGACGGTGGCGTGCCGTACATCGTGCCGGACGTCCTACCCACCCCCGATCATGCTGCGGCAGGTTGGGGAGACGCAGCCACGGTGGTCCCGTGGGTGCTATTCCAGCAGTTCGCAGACCTCGAATTGCTTCGAAGGCAGTATCCGTCCATGCGGCGTTGGGTGGAGAAGGTCGCCTCTGTGGCCGGGCCTGACCATCTGTGGATCGGAGGCGACCAATTCGGTGACTGGCTTGATCCTACGGCCCCGCCGGAAGACGCAGCCCAGGTGCAGGCGGACCCGGAGGTCGTTGCGACCGCTCACTACGCACGCAGCGTCGCGATACTCGCCAAGGCCGCGGCGGCGCTCGGGTTCTCTGATGAGGCCCGGCTCCACCGTCAGCACGCCCACTCGATCCGACGCGCGTTCACTGCCGCATACGTCACTGCTGACGGCCACGTGCGTAGCGACTGCCAGACCGTCTACGCGCTCGCGATCTCGTGGCACTTGCTCAGTGACGATCGTCAACGTCGTGGCGCTGGCCGTCGACTCGCAGAACTGGTGCGTGCTGCCGACTACCGGGTCAGTACGGGATTCCTCGGTACTCCCATGATTCTGGACGCCTTGTGCGAGGCGGGCGAGCCCGAGCTGGCCCATCGGATGCTGTTGCAGACCGAATGCCCCAGCTGGCTCTATCCCGTCACGATGGGAGCGACCACCATCTGGGAACGGTGGGACTCGATGCTTCCTGACGGATCGGTCAATCCCGGATCGATGACGTCCTTCAACCACTACGCCTACGGGGCTGTCGCCGACTGGTTGCACCGACGGGTGGCAGGGCTTGCTCCTCTGGAGCCGGGTTACCGACGAGTCCGAATCGCTCCGCTGATCACCGGTCAACTACCTACCGCGGCAGCGGCGCACCGCAGTCCGTACGGAATGATCCGCGTGCGATGGCGCGTGCTTGAGGACGGTGTCGAGGTCGAAGTCGACCTACCCCCGGGTGTCAGCGCAGAGCTGTGCGTGCCGGGTACCGAGACTGTCGAGTTGATTGGCCACGGACGACATATCAGGCGGAACCACCATTTCATCATCAGCGATCAGCGTCTCCGCGGTAGCTGTCCTCTCCAGCCTGAACGAGAAGCGGGCCGCGCACCGCGGCTGCGCGCGAGCTGTGACGGGTCGTCGATGACGGCGTTTGATGTGTGGCTTTCGGATTAA
- a CDS encoding carbohydrate ABC transporter permease, with translation MATVLIAPAMAAFSLFVLVPAGAGLLLAFFDWNLFGTPEFVGAENIFRLFGDDEMWQSLAVTGIFVVLGVAPTTLLGFVLAVVANSQLPGVAAFRVFYFAPMIASTAVAAVIWVSLYNGRSGLINAALGAFGIQGPNWLSDPTWARPALVVILIWNALPLVIILYLAGLQRVPADIYSAAALDGVGKWRMIWSMTWPNVAGTTALVLILQGIGFVSGTFELALLMTDGGPLRTTQSLALYAYQAAFTDGDIGYASALSMFQLFLLGSIVLVVRYLMQKRKESR, from the coding sequence ATGGCTACCGTGCTGATCGCCCCAGCGATGGCAGCGTTCAGCCTGTTCGTACTCGTCCCTGCGGGTGCGGGTCTGCTACTTGCCTTCTTCGACTGGAACTTGTTCGGCACTCCGGAATTCGTGGGTGCAGAGAACATCTTCCGGCTGTTCGGCGACGATGAGATGTGGCAGTCCCTAGCCGTCACCGGGATCTTCGTGGTGCTTGGGGTGGCTCCGACGACGCTTCTGGGCTTCGTGCTCGCCGTGGTTGCGAACAGTCAACTGCCGGGTGTGGCTGCCTTCCGCGTCTTCTACTTCGCGCCGATGATCGCTTCCACCGCAGTAGCGGCGGTGATCTGGGTGAGTCTGTACAACGGGCGCTCCGGTCTGATCAACGCCGCGCTGGGCGCATTCGGAATTCAAGGCCCGAACTGGCTGTCGGACCCGACCTGGGCGCGGCCTGCGCTGGTCGTGATTCTCATATGGAACGCGCTGCCGCTGGTCATCATTCTCTATCTGGCTGGCCTCCAGCGGGTACCGGCCGACATCTACTCCGCCGCGGCTCTCGACGGCGTGGGGAAGTGGAGGATGATCTGGTCGATGACGTGGCCCAACGTTGCGGGCACAACGGCTTTGGTTCTGATCCTTCAAGGAATCGGCTTTGTTAGTGGCACGTTCGAACTAGCGCTTTTGATGACCGATGGAGGCCCGCTGCGCACCACGCAGTCGCTCGCACTCTATGCCTACCAAGCTGCTTTCACCGACGGTGATATCGGCTATGCCAGCGCGCTTTCCATGTTTCAGTTGTTCCTGTTGGGAAGTATCGTCCTGGTGGTCCGCTATCTGATGCAGAAGAGGAAGGAGTCCCGATGA